The Pelagibacterium halotolerans B2 genome has a segment encoding these proteins:
- the pnp gene encoding polyribonucleotide nucleotidyltransferase, protein MTINFDHHKVELDWGGQPLTLETGKVARQADGAVLATLGETVVLATVVSAKTPKAGIDFFPLTVNYQEKYFAAGKIPGGYFKREGRPTEAETLTSRLIDRPIRPLFPAGYKNETQVIITVLQHDMENEPDVLAMVAASAALTISGVPFMGPIGAARVGYIDGEYVLNTPLDKKGDSKLDLVMAGTADAVLMVESEAKELSEDVMLGAVMFGHSQSQKVIDAIIKLAELAAKEPREFEPADMSALEGEMLALIETELRDAYKNTDKMARYDAVDAVKAKVKAHFIPEEGEAAYTPEQVGAVFKSLQAKVVRWNILDTKTRIDGRDLETVRPIVSEVGVLPRTHGSAIFTRGETQALVVATLGTADDEQFIDSLEGTYKQNFLLHYNFPPYSVGEAGRMGSPGRREIGHGKLAWRAINPVRPTAEEFPYTLRVVSEITESNGSSSMATVCGTSLALMDAGVPMKKAVAGIAMGLILEGEKFAVLSDILGDEDHLGDMDFKVAGTHDGVTSLQMDIKIAGITEEIMKIALAQAKDGRKHILGEMAKAIDTARSEVGEFAPRIETLKIPTDKIREVIGTGGKVIREIVEKTGAKINIEDDGTVKVSSSDGKQIDAAIKWIKSITDEPEVGEIYQGTVVKTADFGAFVNFFGAKDGLVHISQLAEERVGKTTDVVKEGDKVWVKLLGFDERGKVRLSMKVVDQETGKEKTREEADAE, encoded by the coding sequence ATGACAATCAATTTCGACCACCACAAAGTCGAACTCGACTGGGGCGGGCAGCCCTTAACGCTCGAAACGGGCAAGGTCGCCCGTCAGGCCGATGGCGCCGTGCTCGCCACCCTTGGCGAGACCGTGGTTCTGGCCACCGTCGTATCCGCCAAGACGCCCAAGGCTGGCATCGATTTCTTCCCGCTCACCGTCAACTACCAGGAAAAATACTTTGCCGCCGGCAAGATCCCCGGTGGTTATTTCAAGCGCGAAGGTCGCCCGACCGAAGCCGAAACCCTCACCTCGCGCCTGATCGACCGCCCGATCCGTCCCCTGTTCCCCGCCGGGTACAAGAACGAGACCCAGGTCATCATCACCGTGCTCCAGCACGATATGGAAAATGAGCCCGACGTGCTCGCCATGGTTGCCGCCTCCGCCGCGCTCACCATTTCCGGCGTGCCTTTCATGGGCCCGATCGGCGCCGCGCGCGTCGGCTATATCGATGGCGAATACGTCCTCAACACGCCCCTGGACAAAAAGGGTGATTCCAAGCTCGACCTCGTCATGGCCGGCACCGCCGACGCCGTGCTGATGGTGGAATCGGAAGCCAAGGAGCTTTCCGAGGACGTCATGCTCGGCGCCGTGATGTTCGGTCACAGCCAGAGCCAGAAGGTGATCGACGCGATCATCAAGCTTGCCGAACTGGCCGCCAAGGAGCCCCGCGAGTTCGAGCCCGCCGACATGAGCGCGCTCGAGGGCGAAATGCTCGCGCTGATCGAAACCGAGCTGCGCGACGCCTACAAGAACACCGACAAGATGGCCCGCTACGACGCGGTCGATGCGGTAAAGGCCAAGGTCAAGGCGCACTTCATCCCCGAAGAGGGCGAAGCGGCCTATACGCCTGAACAGGTCGGTGCAGTGTTCAAGTCGCTGCAGGCCAAGGTCGTGCGCTGGAACATTCTCGACACCAAGACCCGTATCGATGGCCGCGATCTCGAAACGGTCCGCCCCATCGTGTCCGAAGTCGGCGTCCTGCCCCGCACCCACGGCTCGGCCATCTTCACCCGCGGTGAAACCCAGGCGCTGGTCGTTGCCACGCTCGGTACCGCCGATGACGAGCAGTTCATCGATTCGCTTGAAGGCACCTACAAGCAGAACTTCCTGCTCCACTACAATTTCCCGCCCTATTCGGTCGGTGAAGCCGGCCGCATGGGTTCGCCCGGACGCCGCGAAATCGGCCACGGCAAGCTCGCATGGCGCGCCATCAATCCGGTTCGCCCCACGGCGGAAGAATTCCCCTACACCCTGCGTGTGGTCTCCGAGATCACCGAATCCAACGGTTCGTCCTCGATGGCGACCGTGTGCGGCACCTCGCTGGCGCTCATGGATGCGGGCGTTCCCATGAAAAAGGCCGTCGCCGGCATCGCCATGGGCCTGATCCTCGAAGGCGAAAAATTCGCCGTGCTGTCAGACATCCTGGGTGATGAAGATCACCTCGGCGACATGGACTTTAAAGTGGCCGGCACCCATGACGGCGTGACAAGCCTGCAGATGGACATCAAGATCGCCGGCATCACCGAAGAGATCATGAAGATCGCCCTGGCCCAGGCCAAGGACGGACGCAAGCATATCCTTGGCGAAATGGCCAAGGCCATCGACACCGCGCGTTCGGAAGTGGGCGAGTTCGCCCCGCGCATCGAAACGCTCAAGATCCCGACCGACAAGATCCGTGAAGTGATCGGCACCGGCGGCAAGGTGATCCGTGAGATCGTCGAAAAGACCGGCGCCAAGATCAACATCGAAGACGATGGCACGGTCAAGGTTTCCTCGTCCGACGGCAAGCAGATCGATGCGGCCATCAAGTGGATCAAGTCGATCACCGACGAGCCCGAAGTTGGCGAAATCTACCAGGGCACAGTGGTCAAGACCGCCGATTTCGGCGCGTTCGTGAACTTCTTCGGTGCCAAGGACGGTCTGGTGCACATCTCCCAGCTCGCCGAAGAGCGCGTGGGCAAGACCACCGACGTCGTCAA
- the rpsO gene encoding 30S ribosomal protein S15: MSITAERKAELIKDYATKAGDTGSPEVQVAILTERINNLTDHFKTHGKDNHSRRGLLKMVATRRSLLDYVKRGDEARYQSLIERLGIRR, translated from the coding sequence ATGTCGATTACTGCTGAGCGCAAGGCTGAGCTCATCAAGGACTATGCTACAAAGGCTGGCGATACCGGTTCTCCGGAAGTTCAGGTCGCCATCCTCACCGAGCGCATCAACAATTTGACCGACCATTTCAAGACCCACGGCAAGGACAATCACTCCCGCCGCGGGCTGTTGAAGATGGTCGCGACGCGCCGTTCGCTTCTCGACTATGTCAAGCGCGGCGACGAAGCGCGGTATCAGAGCCTGATCGAACGGCTCGGCATCCGCCGCTAG